In the Sulfurovum sp. UBA12169 genome, ATAAATCCCGCAAGCACAGTAAGGTCTGCTGCGTAGGGCCGAAGTCTTTGCACAATAGTCGCATCAAATACTTCTCTGCTCTCAAAGTTTTTTGAGTCCACCACTTCAAGCGGAATGCCGGCTTGATGAGCTATCTTTATCCCTTCTGCTTCAGGATTGTTTGTCAGAGCCACAACCACTTCAAACTCTTGACGATGCAGCGCCTTGACAATATAGGCAAAATTACTTCCTTTGCCGCTAAAAAGTATGGCTATTTTCTTCATGACGGCATTGTGGCATAAAAGTAGTAATAGATGGCTAAGAAAACTCTAATCTGCCCACCTCATCTATCAAATCTGTTGGCAGCATTGCATAGCTTGCCCCTGTATATTTCCCCGCCGCAAGGACAAGCGCCAAGGAACCTTGTATAGCAGCATCCAGAGCGGTGTAGCCTTGTGCAAGCAGAGACACAATCAGTCCGCTGAGGACATCTCCGCTGCCCCCTTTACTTAGCTTGGAACACCCAAGCGGATTGATATAGAGTTTCTCTTCTTGCACAATAAGCGTATTGGCGCCTTTAAGCAAAAGTGTTACATGAGGATATTTGGTGTTAAAACGGCGCACAATCTCAAAACGTTTGGCTTGGATTTGCGAAACACTTAGCTGTTCGCCGGTTAGTATCTTCCATAGGGAAACAAACTCTTTGGGATGCGGCGTTATAACTATTTGGCGATCTTTTTGTTCCAAAATACTAAGCAATTTAGGAACATGCAATGCATCCGCATCCAAAACAATAGGCAGATGACTTTTGATAACATAGTGTGTTAAAAATTCATCTTCAAAATAACTCCCAAGTCCCATACCGATTCCTATGGCTGATGCATTTGGAGGAACGACACTTGCGGTCATAAGATAAGGAGGATGCATGATAGGCTCATGTATCACCAGTGTCGTCAAACCCGATCCATAGCGTGCCGCTGCCATGGCAGCAATGACTCCTGCCCCCTCTTTCTCTCCGCAAAAAAGAACCGCATGCCCAAAAT is a window encoding:
- a CDS encoding bifunctional ADP-dependent NAD(P)H-hydrate dehydratase/NAD(P)H-hydrate epimerase, producing the protein MQKVYQSCYEMDKKCYETYRLSEDILMEHAAGGMDQYIRGRFAKGTSVLIVAGAGNNGADGIALARLLHGDYKVILYLPFMLKSKMAQLQMDRAGRLGIKSADEPEEADVIVDALFGAGLNRRLDPKAEHILHQLNSFKGYKIACDIPSGVGEDGRLMPFAFRADITLTMGAYKESLYLDESKDSIGKIKKIDLGVSHSFYEEQSRTFLVEASDLRVPSRKIQSTHKGDFGHAVLFCGEKEGAGVIAAMAAARYGSGLTTLVIHEPIMHPPYLMTASVVPPNASAIGIGMGLGSYFEDEFLTHYVIKSHLPIVLDADALHVPKLLSILEQKDRQIVITPHPKEFVSLWKILTGEQLSVSQIQAKRFEIVRRFNTKYPHVTLLLKGANTLIVQEEKLYINPLGCSKLSKGGSGDVLSGLIVSLLAQGYTALDAAIQGSLALVLAAGKYTGASYAMLPTDLIDEVGRLEFS